In a single window of the Metopolophium dirhodum isolate CAU chromosome 2, ASM1992520v1, whole genome shotgun sequence genome:
- the LOC132938877 gene encoding uncharacterized protein LOC132938877, with amino-acid sequence MMINTSRFSKCLTIFLVYNIMIIFTVSCSGPDTVETEKQIVPDFDLINISDKGDYFQYYFHSFYHVGQLKVRPRTFFKSVYNCNYMILPELDEANDYNAYRKNIRKELSKLYILENKSVGSFVALLAISSAISLPGCLLGCFFCGFAKFVRALRESVYMVEDWISEEAANSVAFKRARYSAV; translated from the exons ATGATGATTAATACGTCTAGATTTTCCAAATgccttacaatttttttagtgtataatatcatgattatttttacagtatCATGCAGCGGTCCTGATACAGTTGAAACAGAAAAACAAATCGTTCCGGATTTTG acTTAATCAACATATCAGATAAGGGTgactattttcaatattatttccataGTTTCTATCACG tggGTCAACTAAAAGTTCGTCCTCGAACTTTTTTCAAATCAGTTTATA attgcAATTACATGA tattgcCAGAATTAGATGAAGCTAATGATTATAATGCATATAGGAAAAACATAAGAAAAGAATTaagtaagttatatattttagaaaat AAATCAGTTGGTTCTTTCGTTGCCCTTTTGGCTATTTCGTCTGCAATTTCGTTACCAG GTTGCCTATTGGGATGTTTTTTTTGTGGATTTGCTAAGTTTGTGAGGGCGCTGAGAGAGTCTGTGTATATGGTTGAAGATTGGATATCCGAGGAGGCAGCTAATTCTGTGGCTTTTAAAAGAGCTAGATATTCTGCTGTATAG
- the LOC132939686 gene encoding peptide methionine sulfoxide reductase MsrB isoform X2, producing MYCRSRVLRLTREILPLRNKIDYIKIRTMSQGESAEFKADLKKRLSPIQYHVTQEKGTERAFTGKFNKTTEAGLYTCVVCNETLFTSETKFDSGCGWPAFNDVIDQKKVKLTTDTSNGMIRTEVQCGKCDAHLGHVFKDGPPPTGRRFCINSASMNFHPINQEK from the exons ATGTATTGTAGGAGTAGAGTATTGCGTTTAACCCGTGAAATTTTACCGTTGAGAAATAAGAtcgattatattaaaataaggaCCATGAGTCAAGGAGAATCAGCAGAATTCAAGGCAGACTTGAAAAAACGTTTATCACCCATTCAATACCATGTCACTCAAGAAAAAGGAACAGAAAG AGCATTTACCGGCAAATTTAACAAGACTACAGAAGCTGGTTTGTATACTTGCGTAGTATGCAACGAAACATTATTCACTTCGGAAACAAAATTTGATTCTGGCTGCGGTTGGCCGGCTTTCAATGATGTTATCGATCAGAAAAAAGTGAAACTAACTACTGACACTTCAAATG GTATGATAAGAACTGAAGTGCAATGTGGAAAATGTGATGCACATCTAGGACATGTTTTTAAAGACGGCCCACCACCAACAGGACgaagattttgtataaatagtgCTTCAATGAATTTTCACCCAATAAATCAAGAGAAATAA
- the LOC132939686 gene encoding methionine-R-sulfoxide reductase B1 isoform X1 has product MYCRSRVLRLTREILPLRNKIDYIKIRTMSQGESAEFKADLKKRLSPIQYHVTQEKGTERAFTGKFNKTTEAGLYTCVVCNETLFTSETKFDSGCGWPAFNDVIDQKKVKLTTDTSNVGANLLLLITNPGMIRTEVQCGKCDAHLGHVFKDGPPPTGRRFCINSASMNFHPINQEK; this is encoded by the exons ATGTATTGTAGGAGTAGAGTATTGCGTTTAACCCGTGAAATTTTACCGTTGAGAAATAAGAtcgattatattaaaataaggaCCATGAGTCAAGGAGAATCAGCAGAATTCAAGGCAGACTTGAAAAAACGTTTATCACCCATTCAATACCATGTCACTCAAGAAAAAGGAACAGAAAG AGCATTTACCGGCAAATTTAACAAGACTACAGAAGCTGGTTTGTATACTTGCGTAGTATGCAACGAAACATTATTCACTTCGGAAACAAAATTTGATTCTGGCTGCGGTTGGCCGGCTTTCAATGATGTTATCGATCAGAAAAAAGTGAAACTAACTACTGACACTTCAAATG TTGGAGCAAATTTGCTGTTATTGATTACCAACCCAGGTATGATAAGAACTGAAGTGCAATGTGGAAAATGTGATGCACATCTAGGACATGTTTTTAAAGACGGCCCACCACCAACAGGACgaagattttgtataaatagtgCTTCAATGAATTTTCACCCAATAAATCAAGAGAAATAA